One Dialister invisus DSM 15470 genomic region harbors:
- a CDS encoding ATP-binding cassette domain-containing protein has protein sequence MLTLKNIVAGYGNITALKGISLSVPEGKIVTLIGANGAGKSTTMKTIMGLMKPSEGEIRFKDKSITGQKSFHIVNAGVVLVPEGRQILQNMTVRENLELGAYQRKDKAEIREDMVKVFQRFPRLLEREKQFGGTLSGGEQQMLAIARAMMARPQLMLLDEPSMGLAPLVVQQIFDVIKDINKMGTTVLLVEQNARKALQIADYAYVMETGKIVMEGPAAEVAGNPDVMAAYLGGKKK, from the coding sequence CTGCTTACGCTTAAGAATATTGTCGCCGGCTATGGAAATATCACGGCGCTGAAAGGCATCAGCCTCTCTGTTCCTGAAGGGAAAATCGTGACCCTTATCGGAGCGAACGGCGCGGGAAAGTCCACCACGATGAAAACCATCATGGGGCTCATGAAACCCTCGGAAGGGGAGATCCGTTTCAAAGATAAATCCATCACGGGACAAAAGTCGTTCCATATCGTAAATGCCGGTGTAGTCCTTGTGCCGGAAGGGCGGCAGATCCTTCAGAACATGACCGTTCGTGAAAATCTGGAACTCGGTGCATACCAGAGAAAGGATAAGGCAGAAATCAGGGAAGATATGGTGAAAGTGTTCCAGCGTTTTCCCCGGCTGCTGGAAAGGGAAAAACAATTTGGCGGCACCCTTTCCGGCGGAGAACAGCAGATGCTCGCCATTGCCCGTGCCATGATGGCAAGACCGCAGCTCATGCTTCTTGATGAACCATCCATGGGGCTGGCGCCTCTTGTCGTCCAGCAGATTTTTGATGTCATCAAGGATATCAATAAAATGGGGACAACGGTTCTTCTTGTAGAACAGAATGCACGAAAAGCACTGCAGATTGCCGATTATGCTTATGTTATGGAAACGGGAAAAATCGTTATGGAAGGACCGGCTGCGGAAGTGGCGGGGAACCCCGACGTCATGGCGGCCTATCTCGGCGGGAAAAAGAAATAA
- a CDS encoding branched-chain amino acid ABC transporter permease: MEDLLNGYFLQVLTFVCINIILAMTIYMTLCTGILSLGNAGLMSFGAYTSAILTAQYHVPMPVGIFLGGVMAVLVALVIGLPTIRLRGLYLAIATLGFGEVVRVIALNLEITHGALGYSGIPSMGSVLSDYASDWGLLDALEIDSQTGGQLLVCLVLLVLTVLIISFWYRLEHSRIGRAMAAVKADEYAASLSGINVVYYKMMGFLFSAFFAGVAGALYAHVTFFISPTDFSWHRVVDMLLYTVFGGSNVMWGPVLGAAVLTIVPESLRSLAEYRDIIYGVMLVALMAFRPDGILSYDAVKWIGSLFGKKKAVSVEGGEK; encoded by the coding sequence ATGGAAGATTTGCTGAATGGATATTTTCTGCAGGTTCTCACCTTTGTCTGCATCAATATTATTCTTGCCATGACGATTTACATGACGCTCTGCACGGGCATCCTTTCTTTGGGGAATGCCGGGCTGATGAGTTTCGGTGCGTATACGTCCGCCATTCTGACAGCGCAGTACCACGTACCTATGCCCGTAGGGATTTTCCTTGGCGGTGTCATGGCGGTTCTTGTGGCTCTGGTTATCGGACTGCCGACGATCCGTCTCCGGGGGCTGTATCTGGCGATTGCCACGCTGGGGTTCGGTGAAGTGGTCCGAGTCATCGCCTTGAATCTGGAAATTACTCACGGCGCACTCGGCTATTCGGGGATTCCTTCCATGGGAAGTGTACTTTCCGATTATGCAAGCGACTGGGGGCTCCTGGATGCTTTGGAAATAGATTCACAGACGGGCGGACAGCTTCTTGTGTGTCTGGTGCTGCTGGTTTTGACGGTGCTGATTATTTCCTTCTGGTACCGGCTGGAACATTCCCGCATCGGCCGTGCCATGGCAGCCGTGAAGGCCGATGAGTACGCTGCTTCTCTGTCGGGAATCAATGTAGTGTATTACAAAATGATGGGATTTCTCTTCAGCGCATTTTTTGCGGGAGTAGCGGGCGCTTTGTACGCTCATGTCACATTCTTTATCAGTCCGACGGATTTCTCGTGGCATCGTGTAGTGGATATGCTTCTCTACACAGTTTTCGGCGGCAGCAATGTCATGTGGGGGCCTGTCCTCGGCGCGGCAGTGCTTACTATCGTTCCCGAATCGCTCCGTTCCCTGGCGGAATACAGGGATATCATCTACGGCGTGATGCTTGTGGCACTCATGGCTTTCCGTCCGGACGGTATTCTTTCTTATGACGCGGTGAAGTGGATCGGTTCGCTTTTCGGCAAAAAGAAGGCCGTTTCCGTGGAAGGAGGAGAAAAGTGA
- the nikC gene encoding nickel transporter permease, translated as MENLIKGFKENKAFRITSLLVLLLILITALAPVIAPYNPLEAVMRDANAAPSAAHLFGTDKLGRDVLSRILYGASYSLTSVLFLVFLIFVVGTFLGVIAGYFGGIVDTVIMRFADMMISFPGVILAIAIAGILGGSLVNAMIAMLCVTWTKYARLSRSMVLKIKKRDFVDAAIVSGGSSAHILWVHILPNILPLMVITAAADIGAMMMELAGLSFLGFGSQPPAPEWGLMLNEGRQQLQTAPWLMIFPGLAIFITVVVFNLWGDSLRDVLDPRQD; from the coding sequence ATGGAAAACCTGATTAAAGGATTTAAAGAAAATAAGGCCTTTCGCATTACGTCTCTGCTGGTGCTTCTCTTGATACTGATTACGGCGCTGGCCCCGGTGATAGCTCCTTATAATCCGCTGGAAGCGGTCATGCGGGATGCCAACGCGGCTCCGTCTGCAGCGCATCTTTTTGGGACGGACAAGCTGGGACGTGATGTACTGTCCCGCATCCTGTATGGAGCCAGCTATTCCCTGACGAGCGTACTTTTCCTGGTATTCCTTATTTTTGTGGTAGGTACATTCCTGGGGGTCATTGCCGGATATTTCGGCGGTATTGTGGATACGGTCATCATGCGGTTTGCGGATATGATGATTTCTTTCCCCGGCGTTATTCTTGCCATCGCTATTGCCGGTATTCTGGGAGGCAGTCTTGTGAATGCCATGATTGCCATGCTTTGTGTGACATGGACGAAGTATGCCCGTCTTTCAAGAAGTATGGTCCTGAAAATCAAGAAACGTGATTTCGTGGATGCCGCTATTGTAAGCGGCGGTTCTTCTGCCCATATTCTCTGGGTTCATATTCTTCCCAATATCCTGCCTCTCATGGTCATCACTGCGGCGGCAGATATCGGTGCTATGATGATGGAATTGGCGGGATTGTCTTTCCTTGGGTTCGGCAGCCAGCCTCCGGCGCCGGAGTGGGGTCTTATGCTGAATGAAGGACGCCAGCAGCTGCAGACCGCTCCATGGCTGATGATTTTCCCGGGGCTTGCTATTTTTATAACCGTTGTCGTTTTCAATCTGTGGGGAGATTCTCTCCGGGATGTCCTGGATCCGCGCCAGGACTGA
- a CDS encoding ABC transporter ATP-binding protein: MLLEMQNVVKRFGGLTAVSNMSFHVEKGEIFGVIGPNGAGKTTIFNLLTGVYPVSEGNILFDGQSISGKKPYQIINGGIARTFQNIRLFTGMTALENILVGQHDHLKAGFLASILHTGAQKKEEKEARKEAMELLRFVGLEQDADRPATELPYGKQRKLEIARALAVHPKLILLDEPAAGMNDSETAALTELIRGIRETYKTTIILIEHDMHLVMTLCDRLIVVNFGEKLAEGVPEEVQNNPAVIEAYLGKEDE; this comes from the coding sequence ATGCTTCTTGAAATGCAGAATGTGGTGAAGCGTTTTGGCGGTCTTACGGCGGTATCGAATATGTCCTTCCATGTGGAGAAAGGGGAAATATTCGGTGTCATCGGGCCAAACGGCGCCGGTAAAACAACGATTTTCAACCTGCTCACAGGCGTGTATCCGGTTTCTGAAGGGAATATCCTTTTTGACGGACAGTCGATCAGCGGGAAGAAACCCTATCAGATTATCAATGGGGGTATCGCCCGTACGTTCCAGAATATCCGCCTTTTCACGGGGATGACAGCATTGGAGAATATCCTTGTCGGACAGCATGACCATTTAAAAGCAGGATTCCTTGCCAGTATCCTCCACACAGGTGCACAGAAGAAAGAAGAAAAAGAAGCGCGGAAGGAAGCGATGGAACTGCTCCGCTTTGTGGGGCTGGAACAGGATGCGGACCGCCCTGCCACGGAACTGCCCTACGGCAAGCAGAGAAAGCTGGAAATCGCGCGTGCTCTTGCCGTCCATCCGAAACTTATCCTCCTGGATGAACCGGCAGCAGGCATGAATGACAGCGAAACAGCAGCTCTTACGGAACTCATCCGTGGAATTCGTGAAACCTATAAAACGACCATTATTTTGATTGAGCATGATATGCACCTTGTGATGACTCTCTGTGACCGCCTGATTGTCGTCAACTTCGGCGAAAAACTGGCAGAAGGCGTTCCCGAAGAAGTACAGAATAATCCTGCCGTTATTGAGGCTTATCTCGGAAAGGAGGACGAATGA
- a CDS encoding branched-chain amino acid ABC transporter permease, with translation MFFQQLVNGLTLGSAYAVIAIGYTLVFGVLNIVNMAHGGIFMIGAYIGLLLVTEAGMNIFPALAGAMIGGAVLGYGLELLALRPLRKHKATHLAPLISTIGVSTFLESVALMVWGPQTRSFPSAFGNELMDMGVFKISGIQIISLGTAVVLMVLLTVMLNRTKVGKAIRATSENAETAGLLGINTGRIITLTVMLASALGAAAGVLIGLSFNAIEPTMGTSMGLKGLAVLIMGGLGNVEGAMAGGFILGIAEVFSVAYGTSSYRDAVAFGLIILILFIRPEGLFAKAGKGGRP, from the coding sequence GTGTTTTTTCAACAGCTTGTCAACGGTTTAACGCTGGGAAGCGCTTATGCGGTTATTGCTATCGGATATACTCTGGTCTTCGGAGTATTGAATATCGTGAATATGGCGCATGGCGGAATTTTCATGATAGGCGCTTATATCGGCCTGCTTCTGGTAACGGAAGCGGGAATGAATATTTTCCCTGCATTGGCCGGCGCCATGATCGGGGGCGCGGTTCTGGGGTACGGGCTGGAGCTGCTGGCGCTTCGTCCGCTTCGTAAGCATAAGGCGACGCATCTGGCGCCGCTTATCAGTACGATCGGCGTATCCACATTTCTTGAAAGTGTGGCGCTTATGGTCTGGGGGCCGCAGACCCGTTCGTTCCCGTCTGCGTTCGGCAATGAACTGATGGATATGGGAGTCTTTAAAATTTCCGGTATCCAGATTATCAGCTTGGGGACGGCAGTGGTGCTCATGGTTCTTCTCACAGTCATGCTGAACCGGACGAAGGTGGGCAAGGCGATCCGGGCGACTTCGGAAAATGCGGAGACGGCCGGTCTTCTTGGAATCAATACGGGCCGTATCATTACGTTGACGGTGATGCTGGCTTCTGCCCTCGGTGCAGCGGCAGGCGTACTGATCGGACTTTCTTTCAATGCGATTGAACCGACGATGGGGACATCAATGGGGCTGAAAGGGCTGGCGGTGCTCATCATGGGCGGTCTCGGCAATGTGGAAGGCGCCATGGCAGGCGGTTTCATTCTCGGCATCGCCGAAGTATTCAGCGTGGCTTACGGTACTTCTTCTTATCGTGACGCGGTGGCCTTCGGCCTTATCATTTTGATCCTGTTCATTCGTCCGGAAGGACTTTTTGCGAAAGCGGGGAAGGGAGGAAGGCCGTAA
- a CDS encoding IMP dehydrogenase — protein MMATYINEPSHTFNEYLLIPGYSSCECIPANVSLKTPLVKFKKGEEPAIELAIPMVSAIMQAVSGERLAVELARNGGVSFIYGSQTPEDEAAMVARVKAKKAGFVFSDSNLAPVNTLADILALKAKTGHSTVAITEDGTPNGKLVGIVSSRDYRVSRMDRSEKIADFMTPLEKLVTARFGITLSEANDIIWDNKINSLPVLYEDGRLYGFVFRKDYDSHRENPDEMLDAEKRFVVGAGINSRDYEQRVPLLVNAGADVLCIDSSEGFSEWQKMTIQWIREKYGDSVKVGAGNVVDREGFLFLAEAGADFVKVGIGGGSICITRETKGIGRGQATSLIEVCQARDEYYERTGVYVPVCSDGGIVYDHHITLALAMGADFVMLGRYFARFDESPTQKRTVGGTVVKEYWGEGSNRARNWARYDLGGDKKLQFEEGVDSYVPYAGPLKENVAKTCSKVRATMCNCGALTIAELQKKAKLTLVSATSIVEGGAHDVIRKEKESDNG, from the coding sequence ATGATGGCAACTTATATCAATGAACCGTCACATACTTTTAATGAATATCTTCTGATTCCCGGATATTCTTCATGTGAATGTATTCCGGCGAATGTTTCTCTTAAGACGCCGCTGGTGAAGTTCAAAAAAGGAGAGGAGCCCGCTATTGAGCTGGCGATTCCCATGGTGTCCGCCATCATGCAGGCGGTTTCCGGTGAAAGGCTGGCGGTAGAATTGGCGCGTAACGGCGGTGTTTCTTTTATTTACGGTTCGCAGACGCCGGAGGACGAAGCGGCGATGGTGGCTCGTGTGAAGGCGAAGAAAGCGGGGTTCGTATTCAGCGATTCCAATCTGGCTCCTGTGAATACGCTGGCGGATATCCTTGCGCTGAAGGCAAAAACGGGGCATTCTACCGTGGCGATTACAGAGGACGGTACACCGAACGGGAAATTGGTGGGGATCGTATCGAGCCGTGATTACCGTGTGAGCCGTATGGACCGCAGCGAGAAGATTGCCGATTTTATGACGCCTCTTGAAAAGCTGGTCACTGCCAGGTTCGGCATCACACTTTCCGAAGCCAATGATATTATCTGGGATAATAAGATCAATTCCCTTCCTGTTCTGTATGAAGATGGACGCCTTTACGGTTTCGTTTTCCGTAAGGACTACGATTCTCATCGTGAGAATCCGGATGAAATGCTGGATGCGGAGAAGCGTTTTGTCGTGGGCGCCGGTATCAATTCCCGCGACTATGAGCAGCGTGTGCCGCTCCTTGTCAATGCGGGGGCGGATGTGCTCTGTATTGATTCTTCGGAAGGGTTTTCTGAATGGCAGAAGATGACCATTCAATGGATCCGCGAAAAGTACGGCGACAGTGTGAAGGTCGGCGCAGGCAATGTGGTGGATCGCGAAGGATTCCTGTTCCTTGCGGAGGCGGGCGCCGATTTCGTAAAGGTCGGCATCGGCGGCGGTTCCATCTGCATCACTCGTGAAACAAAGGGGATTGGCCGCGGGCAGGCGACGTCTTTGATCGAAGTCTGCCAGGCAAGGGATGAATACTATGAACGGACGGGCGTGTATGTGCCGGTCTGCTCTGACGGCGGCATTGTCTATGATCATCACATCACGCTGGCGCTGGCGATGGGTGCCGATTTTGTCATGCTGGGACGTTATTTTGCCCGTTTCGACGAGTCTCCCACGCAGAAGCGTACAGTGGGCGGTACTGTGGTGAAGGAATACTGGGGGGAAGGTTCAAACCGTGCGCGTAACTGGGCCAGATATGATTTGGGCGGAGATAAGAAGCTCCAGTTTGAGGAAGGCGTGGATTCTTATGTTCCTTATGCAGGACCGCTCAAGGAGAATGTGGCTAAAACCTGCAGCAAGGTGAGGGCTACGATGTGCAACTGCGGCGCGCTCACGATTGCCGAGCTCCAGAAGAAAGCGAAGCTTACGCTGGTTTCCGCGACTTCCATCGTGGAGGGCGGCGCCCATGATGTCATCCGCAAGGAAAAGGAAAGCGATAACGGTTAA
- a CDS encoding ABC transporter substrate-binding protein — MKSIYKKGAALAAAALMTVAFAGCGGGDKSASKGPKDTLTVGITNFADSLEPTDNYFGWQVMRYGVGECLVHFDSKMNAEPWIAESWKVSDDKMSWTFKIKDIKFSNGTPVTGEAVKKSIERTFAKAPRAKAMFELDHITADGQNVTIYTKKPIATLPGMLGDPLFIIVDVDSDGKVDFAKQGPIGTGPYMVKSFSKAKCELDANPNYYAAVPFKHLVINTIDDPNTRAMALQKGEIDIAVNVAAGDLALFQDKNKFNISSISSIRDVLARMSVKEGKPLADKRVRQALLRSLDRETYAKVLLKDTFIAGGPMLPPSLDYDFDGLMKAYPDKYNVESAKKLLEEAGWKDSDGDGFVDKDGKNLELDFIFYSGRAELPLYAEATQSDAKKVGIKINLKNVDYNVLDGIGVRGEYDLLISNILTEQAGDPEVFVNQYWKTNVDGSNPQNGSGYSNPEYDALSDQLASEFDPAKRRDIIIKMEKIVQDDAAALIFGYPQTNMVSNKSVQNANIYPCDYYWVTKDITPAK, encoded by the coding sequence ATGAAATCTATTTACAAGAAAGGCGCCGCATTGGCAGCAGCAGCTCTTATGACAGTCGCGTTTGCCGGATGCGGCGGCGGAGACAAGTCTGCCTCTAAAGGACCGAAAGACACTTTGACCGTAGGTATTACCAACTTTGCAGACAGCCTGGAACCGACCGACAATTATTTTGGCTGGCAGGTCATGCGCTACGGCGTCGGTGAATGCCTTGTCCATTTTGATTCCAAAATGAATGCGGAACCGTGGATTGCTGAAAGCTGGAAGGTATCTGATGATAAGATGTCCTGGACTTTCAAAATCAAGGATATTAAGTTTTCCAACGGCACACCGGTAACCGGCGAAGCGGTCAAAAAATCCATCGAACGTACCTTTGCCAAGGCTCCCCGTGCAAAGGCCATGTTTGAACTGGATCACATCACTGCTGATGGACAGAATGTCACTATTTATACGAAAAAACCGATTGCTACGCTTCCCGGCATGCTGGGTGATCCGCTTTTTATTATTGTTGATGTCGATTCCGATGGGAAAGTAGATTTTGCTAAACAGGGACCGATCGGTACCGGCCCATACATGGTTAAATCATTCTCCAAGGCAAAATGTGAATTGGATGCAAACCCGAACTACTATGCTGCGGTGCCGTTCAAACACTTAGTCATTAATACCATTGATGATCCGAATACCCGTGCTATGGCACTCCAGAAAGGCGAAATCGATATAGCGGTCAATGTGGCTGCCGGCGACTTGGCACTGTTCCAGGATAAGAATAAATTCAATATCAGTTCCATTTCTTCTATCCGCGATGTTCTTGCCCGTATGAGTGTCAAGGAAGGAAAACCGCTGGCGGATAAGAGAGTCCGTCAGGCGCTGCTTCGCTCTTTGGATCGTGAAACCTATGCCAAGGTGCTGCTGAAAGATACCTTTATTGCTGGTGGTCCGATGCTTCCGCCATCCCTGGATTATGACTTCGACGGATTGATGAAGGCGTATCCGGATAAATACAATGTGGAAAGCGCCAAGAAGCTGCTGGAAGAAGCAGGATGGAAAGACAGCGACGGAGATGGCTTTGTGGATAAGGACGGCAAGAATCTGGAGCTGGATTTCATTTTCTACTCCGGCCGTGCGGAACTTCCGTTGTATGCGGAAGCTACCCAGTCGGATGCGAAGAAAGTCGGCATCAAGATCAACCTGAAGAATGTAGACTATAACGTACTGGATGGCATCGGTGTCCGCGGGGAGTATGACCTCCTGATTTCCAATATCCTGACCGAACAGGCAGGGGATCCGGAAGTATTCGTCAACCAGTACTGGAAGACCAATGTAGACGGCAGCAATCCGCAGAACGGTTCCGGATACAGCAACCCTGAATATGATGCGTTGTCTGATCAGCTGGCATCTGAATTTGATCCCGCTAAGCGCAGAGATATCATCATTAAAATGGAAAAAATTGTCCAGGATGACGCTGCTGCTTTGATTTTCGGCTATCCGCAGACCAATATGGTCAGCAACAAGTCTGTCCAGAATGCCAATATTTATCCGTGTGACTATTACTGGGTAACTAAAGACATTACTCCGGCTAAGTAA
- a CDS encoding lactate utilization protein, producing MDLDKICRAFKRNRFDCTIFETAEEAAAYLSQEIHGKTVGMGDSMTLESMKMYERLSENNEVYDVQHIENKDYTSKERMEQFLSMARKCLMTDVFLTSANAAAETGELVNIDGTGNRISGSLFGHRKVYFVIGVNKICPTLDDAIFRARNVAAPKNVERHHYKNGCSFFNYKKCCDCSAPDRICNALVIYYKKMRNMDMEVVIINEELGL from the coding sequence ATGGATCTGGATAAAATTTGCCGGGCTTTTAAAAGAAACCGATTCGACTGCACCATTTTCGAAACGGCAGAAGAAGCGGCCGCATATTTATCACAGGAAATACACGGTAAAACCGTGGGGATGGGCGACTCCATGACACTGGAGAGCATGAAAATGTACGAACGGCTTTCAGAGAATAACGAAGTTTATGACGTGCAGCATATTGAAAACAAAGATTACACATCGAAAGAACGGATGGAACAATTTCTTTCCATGGCAAGGAAATGCCTCATGACCGATGTCTTCCTCACATCCGCCAACGCTGCAGCGGAGACGGGCGAACTGGTAAACATCGACGGTACGGGAAACCGGATTTCAGGCTCCCTCTTCGGACACAGGAAAGTGTATTTTGTTATCGGTGTGAATAAAATCTGTCCTACTTTGGACGACGCTATTTTCAGGGCAAGAAATGTAGCCGCCCCAAAGAACGTAGAGCGGCATCACTATAAAAATGGCTGTTCCTTCTTCAATTACAAAAAATGCTGTGACTGCAGCGCGCCTGATCGGATCTGCAACGCTCTTGTAATCTACTACAAGAAGATGAGGAATATGGACATGGAAGTCGTCATTATCAATGAAGAATTGGGATTATAA
- the nikB gene encoding nickel ABC transporter permease produces MIGVTNKQIAMRLGQMVLVLLGISFITFCLVMLAPGDPVRQMIAGNEDIVVSQVEIDALRHELGLDQPFLMQYLSWLGRVLHGNFGFSFMMKKPVLDAVLEALPATVILALASSVFMLLFAIPLGIYTAVKQNTWADYIIRGFTFAGVSVPNFWMGLMLLWIFALKLNLFPIVGGDVSVENLILPMVTLGVVMASKYTRQVRATVLEELRQDYVMGARARGFSESHILWKEVLPNALLPLITLLGLAFGSLLGGAAVVEIVFSWPGLGFMVVQAITYRDFQTVQAVVLWIAFMYMAINLVVDLSYNHLDPRLRKAGQ; encoded by the coding sequence ATGATAGGTGTGACAAACAAACAAATTGCTATGCGTCTTGGGCAGATGGTTCTCGTCCTTTTGGGAATCAGTTTTATTACGTTCTGTCTGGTTATGCTGGCACCGGGAGATCCTGTCCGCCAGATGATTGCAGGGAATGAAGATATCGTGGTCAGCCAGGTGGAAATTGATGCGCTTCGCCATGAACTGGGACTGGATCAGCCGTTCCTCATGCAGTATCTGAGCTGGCTCGGACGGGTGCTTCACGGAAACTTCGGATTTTCATTTATGATGAAGAAGCCTGTATTGGATGCGGTTCTGGAAGCTTTGCCTGCTACGGTTATTCTTGCGCTTGCTTCTTCCGTTTTTATGCTTTTGTTTGCCATCCCACTGGGAATATATACGGCAGTTAAGCAGAATACCTGGGCCGATTACATCATCCGTGGTTTTACTTTTGCGGGGGTATCTGTACCTAATTTTTGGATGGGTCTTATGCTTCTGTGGATTTTTGCTTTAAAGCTGAATCTGTTTCCTATCGTTGGCGGCGATGTTTCTGTGGAAAATCTGATTCTTCCCATGGTGACGCTCGGCGTAGTCATGGCATCGAAGTATACGAGGCAGGTTCGCGCGACTGTGCTGGAAGAACTGCGGCAGGACTATGTCATGGGCGCGCGGGCAAGAGGATTTTCTGAGTCTCACATCTTATGGAAGGAAGTTCTTCCCAATGCGCTTCTTCCGCTGATAACGCTTTTGGGGCTCGCTTTCGGTTCTCTTCTGGGCGGTGCGGCCGTGGTAGAAATCGTATTTTCCTGGCCGGGGCTTGGCTTCATGGTGGTACAGGCCATTACATACCGTGATTTCCAAACCGTGCAGGCGGTTGTCCTTTGGATTGCTTTCATGTACATGGCCATTAATTTGGTGGTGGATTTGTCCTACAACCACCTGGATCCCAGATTGAGAAAGGCAGGTCAATAG
- a CDS encoding ABC transporter ATP-binding protein encodes MLLQVRDLGIAYGKGDPVVRHVSFDLDAGQVLAIVGESGSGKTTVIRAIQHVLPGGGHIAEGQVILNGEDTQKQTAEMHRSLCGTDVSMIFQDSGAMMNPIHTIGRQYRDFLAVHGLTDEKEAHDRMISMLEMVRLPDPEQVLKSYTYELSGGMRQRVGIAMAMSFHPKLLLADEPTSALDVTTQATIVKEMMEVRKNMNIAIIIVTHNMGVAAYMADNIMVMKNGEVVEYGKAEEVIYHPKTDYVKMLLAAVPSLGGKTTA; translated from the coding sequence ATGCTATTACAGGTAAGAGATTTAGGAATCGCCTATGGAAAAGGCGACCCTGTGGTCCGCCATGTATCTTTCGATTTGGATGCGGGGCAGGTTCTGGCTATCGTAGGAGAGTCAGGGTCAGGGAAAACTACGGTTATCCGTGCCATCCAGCATGTTCTTCCCGGCGGAGGGCATATTGCTGAAGGACAGGTTATTCTCAATGGAGAGGATACGCAGAAGCAGACAGCGGAAATGCACAGAAGCCTTTGCGGCACGGACGTGTCTATGATTTTCCAGGATAGCGGCGCCATGATGAATCCCATCCATACGATCGGAAGGCAGTATCGGGACTTTCTGGCGGTTCATGGGCTGACTGATGAAAAAGAAGCCCATGATCGGATGATCTCTATGCTGGAAATGGTCAGGCTTCCCGATCCGGAACAGGTTTTGAAAAGTTATACCTATGAATTATCCGGCGGCATGCGGCAGCGTGTCGGTATCGCCATGGCCATGTCATTTCATCCGAAACTGCTCCTGGCTGATGAGCCGACATCGGCTCTTGATGTGACGACACAGGCGACCATTGTCAAAGAAATGATGGAAGTGCGTAAAAATATGAACATTGCCATTATCATCGTTACCCACAATATGGGTGTCGCCGCTTATATGGCGGATAATATCATGGTGATGAAAAATGGCGAAGTGGTGGAATACGGGAAAGCGGAAGAAGTTATTTACCATCCGAAAACCGATTATGTAAAAATGCTTCTGGCGGCGGTTCCCAGCTTAGGAGGTAAGACAACAGCATGA